One Georgenia wutianyii DNA segment encodes these proteins:
- a CDS encoding DedA family protein → MPDLITALPEAFSPALLVVAALLAFLESALGLGVLVPGELGAVLLGAAATTPVQALLALAVLTAAASAADHVGYAVGRRWGSRLRGTRLVRRLGTEHWDRAGTMLRRRGASALVVSRLLPLVRTLMPAAAGAARIRYRRFLAGSVTGTLVWAAGWLAVGTFGGLALPHLADSLGRLGWVVLAGLIVLGGLLVLWRRARQRALVRALDLAVPERELTRVPAPCPGP, encoded by the coding sequence ATGCCGGACCTCATCACCGCGCTGCCCGAGGCGTTCAGCCCCGCGCTCCTCGTCGTCGCCGCCCTGCTCGCCTTCCTCGAGTCCGCCCTCGGCCTGGGGGTCCTCGTGCCCGGCGAGCTCGGCGCGGTCCTCCTCGGGGCCGCCGCCACCACCCCGGTGCAGGCGCTCCTCGCCCTCGCCGTCCTCACGGCCGCGGCCTCGGCCGCCGACCACGTCGGCTACGCCGTCGGGCGCCGCTGGGGCAGCCGCCTGCGCGGCACCCGTCTCGTGCGGCGGCTCGGCACCGAGCACTGGGACCGGGCGGGGACGATGCTCCGCCGCCGCGGCGCGAGCGCGCTCGTCGTCAGCCGCCTGCTGCCCCTCGTGCGCACGCTCATGCCGGCCGCCGCGGGTGCCGCCCGGATCCGCTACCGGCGCTTCCTCGCCGGGTCGGTCACCGGCACGCTCGTGTGGGCGGCGGGCTGGCTCGCCGTCGGCACCTTCGGCGGCCTGGCCCTGCCGCACCTGGCCGACTCCCTCGGCCGGCTCGGGTGGGTCGTGCTCGCGGGTCTCATCGTCCTCGGCGGTCTCCTCGTCCTGTGGCGACGGGCGCGTCAGCGGGCGCTCGTGCGCGCGCTCGACCTCGCGGTCCCGGAGCGCGAGCTCACCCGGGTACCGGCGCCGTGCCCAGGTCCCTGA
- a CDS encoding cryptochrome/photolyase family protein, with protein MTAVLWLRRDLRLHDLPALLAAHEGGQVLPVFVVDPALLATAGPVRRAHLVAALEDLRESTDRALVVRTGRPEEEVPRLVRESGAGSVHVSRETTPYGRRRDARVAAALGDVPLVATGTPYAVGPGVVRKADGDPYRVFTPFSRAWRDHGSPPPAPPPARLRWRRGVATEELPGADGPPTHAVGEAAARERWAEFLDTDLARYDTARDRPDLDATSQMSVHLKYGTIHPRTMLADVAAHPAGRTEAARRYVTELCWREFYADVLWHHPASAWSDLNDGLRSMAYEDPAGTPAAHVRAWEEGRTGYPFVDAAMRQLRETGWMHNRARMVVASFLVKDLHVWWPHGARHFLAHLADGDLASNNHGWQWVAGTGTDAAPYFRVFNPVSQGERFDPAGDYVRRHVPELAHVPGAAVHQPWRVPDGLAHGYPERIVDHAAERAEALRRYESARAA; from the coding sequence GTGACCGCCGTCCTGTGGCTGCGCCGCGACCTGCGCCTCCACGACCTGCCGGCGCTGCTCGCCGCCCATGAGGGCGGGCAGGTGCTGCCGGTGTTCGTCGTCGACCCCGCGCTGCTCGCCACCGCCGGCCCGGTGCGCCGCGCGCATCTCGTCGCGGCCCTGGAGGACCTCCGGGAGTCGACCGACCGCGCGCTCGTCGTGCGTACCGGCCGCCCGGAGGAGGAGGTCCCCCGGCTGGTCCGGGAGTCCGGCGCGGGCAGCGTCCACGTGAGCCGCGAGACCACCCCCTACGGGCGCCGCCGCGACGCCCGCGTCGCCGCGGCCCTGGGCGACGTGCCGCTCGTCGCCACCGGCACCCCCTACGCCGTCGGGCCGGGCGTCGTGCGCAAGGCCGACGGCGACCCCTACCGCGTCTTCACCCCCTTCTCCCGGGCCTGGCGCGACCACGGCAGCCCGCCGCCCGCCCCGCCGCCCGCCCGGCTCCGGTGGCGCCGGGGCGTGGCGACCGAGGAGCTGCCCGGCGCCGACGGCCCGCCCACCCACGCCGTCGGCGAGGCCGCGGCCCGGGAGCGGTGGGCGGAGTTCCTCGACACCGACCTCGCCCGCTACGACACCGCCCGTGACCGCCCCGACCTCGACGCGACGTCGCAGATGTCGGTCCACCTCAAGTACGGCACGATCCACCCGCGGACCATGCTCGCCGACGTCGCCGCCCACCCGGCCGGGCGCACCGAGGCCGCCCGGCGCTATGTCACCGAGCTGTGCTGGCGGGAGTTCTACGCCGACGTCCTGTGGCACCACCCCGCCTCCGCGTGGAGCGACCTGAACGATGGCCTGCGCTCGATGGCCTACGAGGACCCGGCGGGTACGCCCGCCGCCCACGTCCGCGCGTGGGAGGAGGGGCGCACCGGCTACCCCTTCGTCGACGCCGCCATGCGCCAGCTGCGCGAGACCGGGTGGATGCACAACCGGGCACGGATGGTCGTGGCGAGCTTCCTCGTCAAGGACCTCCACGTGTGGTGGCCCCACGGCGCCCGCCACTTCCTCGCCCACCTCGCCGACGGCGACCTCGCCTCCAACAACCACGGCTGGCAGTGGGTGGCCGGCACCGGTACCGACGCCGCCCCCTACTTCCGGGTCTTCAACCCGGTGAGCCAGGGGGAGCGGTTCGACCCGGCGGGCGACTACGTGCGCCGCCACGTCCCCGAGCTCGCCCACGTCCCGGGCGCGGCCGTGCACCAGCCGTGGCGGGTGCCCGACGGGCTCGCCCACGGGTACCCCGAGCGCATCGTCGACCACGCCGCGGAGCGGGCCGAGGCGCTGCGCCGCTACGAGTCCGCCCGCGCGGCCTGA
- a CDS encoding Nramp family divalent metal transporter produces MAQQTGPAPESSVVIGDPYHVHPDGVREPPTTWRGSLRFFGPGLIVSASIVGAGELITATALGAEAGFVLLWLVIFSTLVKVAVQVEMARFSIVTGLGGMEGYTRVPPRVGNVGWVFVLWALMALSKLIQTGGLIGGMAAALSILLPIGSGPLEATSLTIWAVVVTVLAIVTLYSNRYGLIEKVAVFLTMTFVVVTLVIALGLPATEYAYSAGDLASGLTLSLPVGAIGVAVAMFGLTGVGSEEITAYTYWCLEKGYGRWSGPDDGSEAYRRRARGWIAVMQKDALVAWVIYTVSTMSFYVMGAAVLHPQGLVPEGNDMIEVLSQTYASVLGEWGRVLYLVGALAALGSTIWAAVPSWARSWANALSILGVFDWADADRRNRWMRVFIVALPLLWLLTYLWISSPFVMILIGGVAGGIFLAAVAVAAWYLRARYVQPELRGGRFAASALAVSGIAILLLGVYSALSATGLVSV; encoded by the coding sequence ATGGCGCAGCAGACCGGACCCGCACCCGAGAGCTCGGTCGTCATCGGGGACCCGTACCACGTCCACCCCGACGGCGTCCGCGAGCCGCCGACGACGTGGCGCGGGTCGCTGCGCTTCTTCGGCCCCGGGCTCATCGTCTCGGCCTCGATCGTCGGCGCCGGGGAGCTCATCACCGCGACCGCGCTCGGCGCCGAGGCCGGCTTCGTCCTGCTGTGGCTCGTCATCTTCTCCACGCTCGTCAAGGTCGCCGTCCAGGTGGAGATGGCCCGCTTCTCGATCGTCACCGGGCTGGGCGGCATGGAGGGCTACACCCGCGTCCCGCCGCGGGTGGGCAACGTCGGCTGGGTCTTCGTCCTGTGGGCCCTCATGGCCCTGTCCAAGCTCATCCAGACCGGCGGCCTCATCGGCGGGATGGCCGCCGCGCTGAGCATCCTCCTGCCGATCGGCTCCGGGCCTCTCGAGGCGACGTCGCTGACGATCTGGGCCGTCGTCGTCACAGTCCTGGCGATCGTCACGCTGTACTCCAACCGGTACGGGCTCATCGAGAAGGTCGCCGTCTTCCTCACGATGACGTTCGTCGTCGTCACCCTCGTCATCGCGCTCGGCCTCCCGGCGACCGAGTACGCCTACTCCGCCGGCGACCTCGCCTCCGGCCTGACCCTGTCGCTGCCGGTCGGGGCCATCGGGGTCGCGGTCGCGATGTTCGGGCTCACCGGGGTGGGGTCGGAGGAGATCACCGCCTACACCTACTGGTGCCTGGAGAAGGGCTACGGCCGCTGGTCCGGACCCGACGACGGCTCGGAGGCCTACCGGCGCCGGGCGCGCGGGTGGATCGCCGTCATGCAGAAGGACGCGCTGGTCGCGTGGGTGATCTACACGGTGAGCACGATGTCGTTCTACGTCATGGGCGCCGCCGTGCTGCACCCGCAGGGGCTCGTGCCCGAGGGCAACGACATGATCGAGGTGCTCTCCCAGACCTATGCGAGCGTCCTGGGCGAGTGGGGCCGGGTGCTCTACCTCGTCGGCGCGCTCGCCGCGCTCGGTTCGACGATCTGGGCCGCGGTGCCGTCCTGGGCACGGTCGTGGGCGAACGCGCTGAGCATCCTCGGGGTCTTCGACTGGGCGGACGCCGACCGGCGCAACCGGTGGATGCGCGTGTTCATCGTCGCGCTGCCCCTCCTCTGGCTGCTCACCTACCTGTGGATCTCCTCCCCGTTCGTCATGATCCTCATCGGCGGGGTGGCCGGCGGCATCTTCCTCGCCGCCGTCGCCGTCGCCGCCTGGTACCTGCGCGCCCGGTACGTCCAGCCGGAGCTGCGTGGCGGCCGGTTCGCCGCGAGCGCGCTCGCCGTCAGCGGGATCGCGATCCTCCTCCTCGGCGTCTACTCGGCACTCAGCGCCACCGGGCTCGTCTCGGTGTGA
- a CDS encoding helix-turn-helix domain-containing protein, translating into MPMEDRELINAPERIRALSHPLRLRLLDLLGEHAELTATQCADLTGESVASCSFHLRMLEKYGFIERAAPRGREKPWRPVTRRGYATGIDPDVPGSVQATVELARMTFQQRSQRVWAAMERLGQEPQEWLEATRLMNSSIWATAEEAAALGDEIMALFEKFEARDDPSQRPPGSRRVRVMATIHSEPPED; encoded by the coding sequence ATGCCAATGGAGGACCGGGAGCTCATCAACGCCCCTGAGCGGATCCGGGCGCTGTCCCACCCCCTGCGCCTGCGACTCCTCGACCTCCTGGGCGAGCACGCCGAGCTCACGGCGACACAGTGCGCCGACCTCACCGGTGAGTCGGTGGCGAGCTGCTCCTTCCACCTGCGGATGCTCGAGAAGTACGGCTTCATCGAGCGCGCGGCCCCGCGCGGCCGGGAGAAGCCGTGGCGCCCGGTCACCCGCCGGGGCTACGCCACGGGCATCGACCCCGACGTCCCCGGCTCCGTCCAAGCGACCGTCGAGCTCGCGCGGATGACCTTCCAGCAGCGCTCGCAGCGGGTGTGGGCGGCCATGGAGCGCCTCGGCCAGGAGCCGCAGGAGTGGCTCGAGGCCACCCGGCTGATGAACAGCAGCATCTGGGCGACCGCGGAGGAGGCGGCTGCTCTCGGCGACGAGATCATGGCGCTCTTCGAGAAGTTCGAGGCCCGTGACGACCCGTCCCAGCGCCCGCCGGGCTCGCGCCGCGTGCGCGTCATGGCCACGATCCACTCCGAGCCGCCCGAGGACTGA
- a CDS encoding helix-turn-helix transcriptional regulator, which produces MVDSSRRMLELLSLLQLRREWPGAELAERLGVSGRTLRRDVDKLRELDYPVHAVKGVGGGYRLGDGARLPPLQFLSDEAVAAAIALTTAASSNVHGVGEAAQRALGKLQLVLPARLRARVQRLGESVVHLPGVAVVDPEVLMTLAGACRDHLCLRFDYVRGDGTESRREVEPYGLVAWTGRWYLVAWDVEREDWRTFRVDRLRPRIPLGRRFTPRELPGQDAGAYLQRRVRDLWQEKAVVLVHEPADSDRMRRWATIGQVEPVDARTSRLRLDGDSVRWLAVALVELEADFTVESPASLRDHLRTVAGRLTRAADRPAPHTETSPVALSAE; this is translated from the coding sequence ATGGTGGATTCCTCCCGGCGGATGCTCGAGCTCCTCAGCCTGCTCCAGCTGCGGCGCGAGTGGCCCGGCGCCGAGCTCGCCGAGCGGCTCGGCGTCAGCGGCCGCACGCTGCGCCGCGACGTCGACAAGCTGCGCGAGCTCGACTACCCCGTCCACGCGGTCAAGGGCGTCGGCGGTGGCTACCGGCTCGGCGACGGCGCCCGGCTGCCACCGTTGCAGTTCCTCAGCGACGAGGCCGTCGCCGCCGCGATCGCGCTCACGACGGCGGCGAGCAGCAACGTCCACGGCGTGGGGGAGGCGGCCCAGCGCGCCCTCGGCAAGCTCCAGCTGGTGCTGCCCGCGCGGCTGCGGGCGCGGGTGCAGCGGCTGGGGGAGAGCGTCGTCCACCTGCCGGGGGTCGCCGTCGTCGACCCCGAGGTGCTCATGACCCTCGCCGGCGCCTGCCGCGACCACCTGTGCCTGCGCTTCGACTACGTCCGCGGTGACGGCACCGAGTCGCGGCGGGAGGTGGAGCCCTACGGGCTCGTCGCCTGGACCGGGCGCTGGTACCTCGTCGCCTGGGACGTCGAGCGGGAGGACTGGCGCACCTTCCGCGTCGACCGGCTCCGCCCCCGCATCCCCCTGGGCCGCCGCTTCACCCCGCGCGAGCTGCCCGGGCAGGACGCCGGGGCCTACCTCCAGCGCCGGGTGCGCGACCTGTGGCAGGAGAAGGCGGTCGTCCTCGTCCACGAGCCGGCGGACAGCGATCGCATGCGGCGCTGGGCGACGATCGGGCAGGTCGAGCCCGTCGACGCGCGCACCAGTCGGCTCCGGCTCGACGGCGACTCCGTGCGGTGGCTCGCCGTCGCGCTCGTCGAGCTCGAGGCCGACTTCACCGTCGAGTCGCCCGCGTCGCTGCGCGACCACCTCCGCACGGTCGCCGGCCGCCTCACCCGCGCCGCCGACCGCCCGGCCCCTCACACCGAGACGAGCCCGGTGGCGCTGAGTGCCGAGTAG
- a CDS encoding D-hexose-6-phosphate mutarotase translates to MTSTAADLPESVTLAEGEGGLPVVRVATALATGELYLQGAHVTAWTPAGADPVIWMSGASHFAPGEPIRGGIPICFPWFGPGREPGLAPPAHGFARLAPWRLEAAEERDGAVTLTLRLTDADAAGVPAAASWPHPFTATCTVTFGRELTVALTVRNTGPEEISYEEALHTYLAVSDVRTTTVDGLDGATYLDKAPGAGPDLLTQEGEVTFTGETDRVYASTATAVVVDEGAGRRIGVDKDGSANTVVWNPWVDKAAAMPDYGDDEWPSMVCVETANALGDAVVLALGEEHTTTARITVTR, encoded by the coding sequence ATGACCAGCACCGCGGCCGACCTGCCCGAGTCCGTCACGCTCGCCGAGGGGGAGGGTGGGCTGCCCGTCGTGCGGGTCGCCACCGCGCTCGCCACGGGAGAGCTCTACCTCCAGGGCGCCCACGTCACCGCGTGGACCCCCGCCGGCGCCGACCCGGTGATCTGGATGAGCGGGGCGTCCCACTTCGCGCCCGGCGAGCCGATCCGCGGCGGCATCCCGATCTGCTTCCCGTGGTTCGGGCCCGGCCGCGAGCCCGGCCTCGCCCCGCCCGCCCACGGCTTCGCGCGCCTGGCCCCCTGGCGGCTCGAGGCCGCCGAGGAGCGCGACGGCGCGGTCACCCTCACCCTGCGCCTCACCGACGCCGACGCCGCCGGCGTCCCCGCCGCGGCCTCCTGGCCGCACCCGTTCACCGCGACCTGCACGGTGACCTTCGGCCGCGAGCTCACCGTCGCGCTCACCGTCCGCAACACCGGGCCCGAGGAGATCTCCTACGAGGAGGCGCTGCACACCTACCTCGCCGTCTCCGACGTCCGCACGACGACGGTCGACGGCCTCGACGGCGCGACCTACCTCGACAAGGCGCCCGGCGCCGGCCCTGACCTCCTCACCCAGGAGGGCGAGGTGACGTTCACCGGGGAGACCGACCGGGTCTACGCGAGCACCGCGACCGCCGTCGTCGTCGACGAGGGCGCCGGCCGCCGGATCGGGGTGGACAAGGACGGCTCGGCCAACACCGTCGTGTGGAACCCCTGGGTGGACAAGGCCGCCGCGATGCCCGACTACGGCGACGACGAGTGGCCCTCGATGGTGTGCGTCGAGACCGCCAACGCGCTCGGCGACGCCGTCGTCCTGGCCCTCGGCGAGGAGCACACGACGACGGCGCGCATCACCGTCACCCGGTAG
- a CDS encoding DapH/DapD/GlmU-related protein — protein MRRRKYVEFEGDDGTTLRYARHANGGGFVERTARAHPTAWIAPGAYVDPGARVGAEAHLDDGAWIDRGAVVAATARIGKNTHIGANAVIGRGARVRDGAKVASGVRVADFAVVDPDTIVTADLTAA, from the coding sequence GTGAGGCGACGCAAGTACGTGGAGTTCGAGGGGGACGACGGGACGACGCTGCGCTACGCACGCCACGCGAACGGTGGCGGGTTCGTCGAGCGCACGGCGCGGGCGCACCCGACCGCCTGGATCGCCCCCGGCGCCTACGTCGACCCGGGTGCCCGGGTGGGCGCCGAGGCACACCTCGACGACGGCGCGTGGATCGACCGTGGCGCGGTCGTCGCGGCCACGGCGAGGATCGGCAAGAACACGCACATCGGCGCCAACGCCGTCATCGGGCGCGGCGCCCGGGTACGGGACGGGGCGAAGGTGGCCTCCGGGGTCCGCGTCGCGGACTTCGCGGTCGTCGACCCCGACACCATCGTCACCGCGGACCTCACCGCCGCGTGA
- a CDS encoding D-arabinono-1,4-lactone oxidase, with translation MLRVTWENWSGTVAVTPAEVACPRDVEEVVEVVRRAGRAGRQVTAVGSGHSFTPLAEARDVQLRLDHLTGIVAVEPGGRVRVRAGTRLRELSALLARHGLALENLGDIDAQTVAGAVATGTHGTGARFGGLATQVAALELVTGDGRLLRLGEGAGPPVEGVVVGLGALGVVTEVTLRCVPAFTLHAVEDTERYDAVLESLDERVERHDHVEFYWFPYTDRCLTKTNTRRPGPPERPLPRWRRVLEDEVLSNGVYRAVNEVGRRRPRAVPALNRLAARALSRREYDDVSSRVFATTRRVRFVESEYAVPRESLVPVLGALRAWVAAHPEAAVQFPVEVRFAAADDVWLSTAYRRPTAYVAVHQFHRSPAADYFHAVEAIAAEHGGRPHWGKLHGLDATALTARYPRLPEVLALREELDPQRVLTNRHLRRLLGE, from the coding sequence GTGCTTCGGGTGACGTGGGAGAACTGGTCCGGGACGGTGGCGGTGACGCCCGCGGAGGTCGCCTGCCCCCGGGACGTCGAGGAGGTCGTCGAGGTCGTGCGGCGCGCGGGCCGGGCGGGGCGCCAGGTGACGGCGGTCGGCTCGGGACACTCCTTCACCCCGCTGGCCGAGGCGCGCGACGTCCAGCTGCGCCTGGACCACCTCACCGGGATCGTCGCCGTGGAACCGGGCGGCCGGGTGCGGGTGCGGGCCGGGACGCGACTGCGCGAGCTCAGCGCGCTGCTCGCGCGGCACGGGCTGGCGCTGGAGAACCTCGGGGACATCGACGCGCAGACTGTGGCGGGCGCCGTCGCGACCGGGACGCACGGCACGGGCGCCCGGTTCGGCGGTCTGGCGACTCAGGTGGCCGCGCTCGAGCTCGTCACCGGGGACGGGCGGCTGCTGCGCCTGGGCGAGGGCGCGGGGCCGCCGGTCGAGGGCGTCGTGGTCGGGCTCGGCGCACTCGGGGTGGTCACCGAGGTGACGCTGCGGTGCGTGCCGGCGTTCACGCTGCACGCGGTGGAGGACACCGAGCGCTACGACGCCGTCCTCGAGTCGCTGGACGAACGCGTCGAGCGCCACGACCACGTCGAGTTCTACTGGTTCCCCTACACCGACCGCTGCCTCACCAAGACGAACACCCGGCGCCCGGGTCCCCCGGAGCGGCCGCTGCCGCGCTGGCGGCGGGTGCTGGAGGACGAGGTGCTGAGCAACGGCGTCTACCGGGCGGTCAACGAGGTCGGGCGCCGCCGGCCGCGGGCGGTCCCGGCGCTCAACCGGCTCGCCGCCCGGGCGCTGTCGCGGCGCGAGTACGACGACGTCTCCTCGCGGGTCTTCGCCACCACCCGGCGGGTGCGGTTCGTGGAGTCGGAGTACGCCGTGCCGCGGGAGTCGCTCGTGCCCGTGCTCGGCGCGCTGCGGGCGTGGGTGGCGGCCCACCCGGAGGCGGCCGTGCAGTTCCCGGTGGAGGTGCGCTTCGCGGCCGCCGACGACGTGTGGCTGTCCACCGCGTACCGGCGTCCCACCGCCTACGTCGCCGTCCACCAGTTCCACCGCTCCCCCGCGGCGGACTACTTCCACGCGGTCGAGGCGATCGCGGCGGAGCACGGCGGGCGTCCGCACTGGGGAAAGCTCCACGGCCTGGACGCCACCGCGCTCACCGCGCGCTACCCGCGCCTCCCGGAGGTCCTCGCCCTGCGGGAGGAGCTCGACCCGCAGCGGGTCCTCACCAACCGCCACCTGCGCCGCCTGCTCGGAGAGTAA
- a CDS encoding alanine racemase: protein MLRPGLVQALADTAVTAPAAVLDLAALRANAADLAARAGGLPVRVATKSVRCRWVLDTLGAERVMTYSAAESVWLARHGHADVLLAYPTTDTAALARIAADPLVRERVTVMVDHPDHLRLLTAAGAGPRRPVRVCLDLDASLRLGPLHLGVRRSPVHTPAQAAAAARRVLATPGLRLHGVMCYDAQVAGLADSSAAVRAVKTLSTRELGRRRPELVAAVREVADVPLVNVGGTGSLHLYGRSGEVTEVTAGSGLLGPTLFDGYRAFRPRPALFLVSPVVRRPGRRVATVFSTGFTASGPPGRDRLPTPVHPPGLRLTRAEGAGEVQTPVAGAGADALRVGDLVWFRPAKSGEQLERVSTVHVVEDGTVLASVPTYRGEGGCFG from the coding sequence ATGCTGCGCCCAGGGCTGGTCCAGGCACTGGCGGACACCGCCGTCACCGCGCCCGCCGCCGTCCTCGACCTCGCGGCGCTGCGCGCGAACGCCGCCGACCTCGCCGCGCGTGCCGGCGGGCTGCCGGTGCGGGTGGCGACGAAGTCGGTGCGCTGCCGGTGGGTGCTCGACACGCTCGGCGCCGAGCGGGTCATGACGTACTCGGCGGCGGAGTCGGTGTGGCTCGCGCGGCACGGCCACGCGGACGTCCTGCTCGCCTACCCGACCACCGACACCGCCGCGCTCGCGCGGATCGCCGCGGACCCGCTCGTCCGCGAGCGCGTCACGGTCATGGTCGACCACCCCGACCACCTGCGGCTGCTCACCGCGGCGGGCGCGGGGCCGCGTCGCCCGGTGCGGGTGTGCCTCGACCTCGACGCCTCGCTGCGGCTCGGTCCGCTGCACCTGGGTGTGCGCCGCTCGCCGGTGCACACCCCCGCCCAGGCCGCCGCTGCCGCCCGCCGGGTGCTCGCCACCCCGGGCCTGAGGCTGCACGGGGTCATGTGCTACGACGCGCAGGTGGCCGGGCTGGCCGACTCCTCCGCGGCGGTCCGCGCCGTCAAGACGCTCTCCACACGCGAGCTGGGCCGCCGCCGCCCCGAGCTCGTCGCGGCCGTGCGCGAGGTGGCCGACGTCCCGCTCGTCAACGTCGGCGGGACCGGCAGCCTCCACCTCTACGGGCGCTCCGGGGAGGTCACCGAGGTGACGGCCGGCTCCGGGCTGCTCGGCCCCACGCTGTTCGACGGCTACCGCGCCTTCCGCCCGCGGCCCGCGCTGTTCCTCGTCTCCCCGGTGGTGCGCCGGCCCGGGCGCCGGGTCGCGACGGTGTTCTCCACCGGGTTCACCGCCTCCGGGCCGCCGGGCCGCGACCGGCTGCCGACGCCGGTGCACCCGCCGGGTCTGCGGCTCACCCGGGCGGAGGGCGCCGGGGAGGTCCAGACGCCGGTGGCCGGCGCGGGCGCCGACGCGCTGCGGGTGGGTGACCTCGTGTGGTTCCGCCCGGCGAAGTCCGGGGAGCAGCTCGAGCGGGTGAGCACCGTCCACGTCGTCGAGGACGGCACCGTCCTCGCCTCGGTCCCGACCTACCGCGGTGAGGGCGGGTGCTTCGGGTGA